In Desulfatibacillum aliphaticivorans DSM 15576, a genomic segment contains:
- a CDS encoding virulence RhuM family protein has product MTDNHNLPALPDDPGEFLLYQTDDHGARVDVRLHQETVWLSLNQMASLFQRDKSVISRHIRSVFEEGELNREATVAKFATVQTEGTRKVERQIEFFNLDVIISVGYRVKSLRGTQFRMWATQKLKEYMVKGFVMDDERLKNPPVKDSAVPDYFDEMLERIRDIRASERRMYLRVREIFAMAGDYDPSWSETTKYFSIIQNKLHYAATGMTAPELIKSRADHMASNMGLTTWKGGEVRKTDVTIAKNYLDEKEIEELNRIVVMWLDFAEDQARRRRQIFMKDWEMKLDDFLIFNERKVLPNAGKVTKKAADNHARAEYDKFEARRREYKESLGESNYVRQLEEAAKMLPAGKGKTKK; this is encoded by the coding sequence ATGACTGACAATCATAATTTGCCTGCTTTGCCGGATGATCCCGGCGAGTTTCTCCTTTACCAGACCGATGACCATGGCGCACGGGTGGATGTTCGCCTGCACCAAGAGACCGTATGGCTTTCCCTTAACCAGATGGCGAGCCTGTTCCAACGCGATAAATCTGTAATATCAAGGCATATCCGCAGCGTATTTGAGGAAGGCGAACTAAATCGGGAGGCAACTGTTGCAAAATTTGCAACAGTTCAAACCGAGGGGACGAGGAAGGTTGAACGCCAGATCGAGTTTTTTAACCTGGATGTAATCATCTCTGTGGGCTACCGGGTCAAGTCGCTCCGTGGCACCCAGTTCCGCATGTGGGCCACCCAAAAACTAAAAGAGTACATGGTCAAAGGGTTCGTCATGGACGACGAACGGCTCAAGAATCCACCTGTCAAGGATTCCGCCGTTCCTGACTACTTTGACGAAATGCTCGAACGCATCCGCGACATTCGGGCCAGTGAACGGCGGATGTACCTGCGGGTGCGGGAAATCTTCGCCATGGCAGGGGATTACGATCCCTCCTGGAGTGAAACCACCAAGTACTTCAGCATTATCCAGAACAAGCTCCACTATGCAGCCACTGGCATGACGGCTCCTGAACTCATCAAGTCCCGGGCCGACCACATGGCCTCCAACATGGGGCTGACCACCTGGAAAGGCGGCGAAGTCCGCAAAACCGATGTGACCATCGCGAAAAACTACCTGGATGAAAAAGAAATCGAGGAACTGAACCGCATTGTGGTCATGTGGCTGGATTTTGCCGAAGACCAGGCGAGGAGGCGTAGGCAGATTTTCATGAAGGACTGGGAAATGAAGCTGGATGATTTCCTGATCTTTAACGAAAGAAAAGTGCTGCCCAATGCAGGCAAAGTGACCAAAAAGGCGGCAGACAACCATGCCAGGGCCGAATATGACAAGTTTGAGGCAAGGCGCAGGGAGTACAAGGAATCCCTTGGTGAATCAAATTATGTAAGGCAACTGGAGGAGGCGGCCAAAATGCTGCCCGCAGGGAAAGGGAAGACAAAAAAATGA
- a CDS encoding twin-arginine translocase TatA/TatE family subunit — MQPTKVRQEPKKMFGIGMQELVVILLVALIFIGPKKLPEIAQALGKGFAEFRKATQDIKDSLDIDNDVSQVKSAFKDMQDEVKGAVSDAKQAPKIWEDPPSAKQAPEPEPDKVLAAEPEEDPYSKAQAQAEAEAHDGADDDQDKKTPAAEDAPES, encoded by the coding sequence TTGCAACCCACCAAGGTCAGGCAGGAGCCCAAAAAGATGTTTGGCATAGGCATGCAGGAGTTGGTTGTCATTCTTTTGGTGGCCTTGATTTTCATCGGCCCCAAAAAGCTGCCGGAAATCGCCCAGGCCCTTGGCAAGGGCTTTGCCGAGTTCCGGAAAGCCACCCAGGACATCAAGGACTCCCTGGATATTGACAACGACGTCTCCCAGGTGAAAAGCGCTTTTAAGGACATGCAGGACGAGGTGAAAGGCGCGGTTTCCGACGCCAAACAGGCTCCGAAAATTTGGGAGGATCCTCCCTCTGCCAAGCAGGCCCCGGAGCCCGAGCCGGACAAGGTCCTGGCCGCCGAACCTGAGGAAGACCCATACAGCAAAGCCCAGGCCCAGGCCGAGGCGGAAGCCCATGATGGCGCCGACGACGACCAGGACAAGAAAACCCCAGCCGCTGAGGACGCCCCGGAGTCATGA